The genomic window TTAAACGCCCAAATTTGGAACCCTAGATTTTTCTCTGCAGAACTTTTCTTAATCCACAAGCTTTAGCTGCTCTATGCGATTCCATCACAGATCCGAAGAAGTTTTCAAATGTACAGCTCCATTTCACTGCGCCCCCTCTTCCTGATCCTGGTACCATCTTTTAATTTAAGAATAAGCAAAACCCATGTTTCATTTTCTTCAGTTTCTGTTAACGACTGTTCATACCAGTGTTTATGTTAACACCTGTCACCATCTCTTCTTCTTTCCTTGTTTTTCTATCCATCTCGTGGAAACCGCAGTTTGGCATTCTCAGGGTGGCACCAAAGCtcctaacaaaataaaaaaaaaaatagaaacacttTTTTTTGGATCATTGGGTTTTCAAAGTTTTTGGGGTTGGtttatcttttcctttttggTTTTGAAAGATTGTTGTGGGTGGTTTTGattgtttatttttcttctttgttttcctTTCTATAAGAGAGTGAAGATCATCCAGGTGTTGGCGGTGGACCCAGACGGGAGTAATCCATTGGTCTCTGTTCAACCCAATGCCCTCAAGTTCGTTTGTAAGTTCTACCTTATCTCTGTTTTCACTCCTATGCATGCATGTAATGCatacattcatgattcaattccaaggTTATGTGATCAACTTGTACATGGGACTGGAGATGACTGTTCCTTTGATAAGTTTATGGAATTAGATTATGAAGACTCTAGTGACTGATATGTTTTTTTGGATGCTAGCACATACCCATTCAGCATCCTCCCCCAATCAGAGGAAATGACAAAATAATTTGTGAAGCTTGACATGGTGTTCTTTACAAGATGCCAGTTTTATCTTTGTATCAATTCTTCAATGTGTGGCTAGTTTATATTTTGCTCTTAGATGCTGGTTTCTTTGAAATGCTAAATGTCAATGCGATCTTTGTCTTCAGCATATGGTTATTCTGGAAAGTTTTGAGGAACAAATTTTTAAGCTTAGTTAACCTATGTTTTCAGTTGAGCTTGAAAAACCAAGCTTTTGTTAAAGTGGTGAACACAAAAATCAAACTATTTTGATTTTATCTTTTAGGCAAATAGTGTGGGCTTTTGATGCACCTAGAAAGTAATGGTTTTGATTTTATAAGGTCAGTGTTCTTTCATTGATTTTTCGCTCTAGAATGTGCTGATAAGAATTTGATCATAAAATTGTTGTTATATGCACCTTCagctttttaattcttttgtaTGACTAGGGGAACTTGTACATGTTTTACTTTTATAGAACTTTTGgaagttttgtttttcttttaatttttattttccgcCTTCCCTTGTCAAcggtttaattaaatttatgatgcatatgtactttaaattttttgattCTTGCAGGTTCTTCAATGCAATTGTAAATTTTGATAGCAATACTGCTAACAGAAGCCTGTAACTAGAAAGACAAAGAGCATGTCGAGATTCTCATTTCAGTGACGGTGCTTCTATTTGCAacaataatgaaaaatttaaaggTCAGAAAACTTATTTTGAATACGAACATGCCTAACGTTTTACCAACTCAAACCAAAAGAAAAACCGGATAgcttatttgtttaattattacGTAAAAGATGATTATTTGCTGTCCATTTTCCTATTAGTAGCCTTGTGCACTTCTCTTACATGTCCTCGGAATTCATAACTTCGAATAGTACTCAAAATTATGCTCTTTAAGTCCAAAACAAAATTACGTATTTTCTTAACTCTCTAAGGTCATGcaattaaccttttttttttcttatttctgcTTTCCTTCTAttcttttatgtattattttcttattattgaaACCAGAATGTGTTTTATTGGACAGGTGTGTGCAGTTCGCCGTGACAATGGAGAAAAGACTAATATCTCTAGAGTCTTTTTGGTTGAACAAGTAAAAGGAATGTTGGATAAGATTCAACAGAACTTATTCGATGTGGCAAAACAAAAAAGAGATGCCTGCATTGAAGTTGTAAAAATGTGGGATGAGTTTGTAAAAGCTCTTGGGCAAAAGAAACTGATCTTAGCTCATTGGTGTGATGAGGAGGTATGACTTTAATTTGTAGAATCCTTATTATTTATAGGGATCATGATAATTTAGCATTTAATTGGTATTGTTTTAATGCTTATTTGTTACCCTTTTTTCTCAGAACTGCATCATTAATCATCATTAATCTCAAGTATTTTGTTAGGCAACAACATGAGCTGGATCATATTCTAATCTCTCGAGGCATATGTAGCTCATTTTTcttaaatgatgttttatgttttgtaTATATAGGAGGTGGAGAAAGATGTGAAAGCTCGAACAAGGGGTGAGATGGGAGCAGCTAAGTCTCTTTGTACCCCATTCGAACAGCCTGAACTCCCAGAAGGTACTTGACTCCATCCATGCAagcatttattttaaataatttaaagaatatgaaattaaccCTTTTCCATCCAAATTTATTTAGAGCAAACaaagttttatatataaaattatatatattgtcAATGATTATGTTTGATTGATTCTGCTGGAGTTCAGAACCTTGACAGAGCTGCTATATAAGAAGCTTAGTTGGCATTTCAATTCATCTATAGATAAAATAACATTTAGTCTTTAAATTTGTCAAATTTAAACcctgattaaaaaataatttataaaataattttttatttttttaatcaaatagaTAAACCCTGATTTTGTTTTGGACTGCATTGATAACATTGACACAAAGGTATCATCATGACTTATGAACTTTCAGTTTTACCTATTGGCTATAAGAATTTTATATAACGTTGCAGTCAAATATTGGCTTTTCACCATATATAGAACTCCTACTTTTTTTATGTGGTTCATGTTATGCtctaatttatgttttatttttcattattatgaTAGTGCATGGCTAATCCTTCTATATGCTTGTTTGATATTGCACCCATCTAAATCATGAGTAAGCAAGCAACATAAGTTATTCAACTGATTGCTAATAATCTGTCAGCATAAAACACTGTTTCTGGAATTGATGCTTTTGGATAGGCAATAACAAGTTAAAAAGTATAATGTAGTATAGGGTGGATGGAGAGGGTTACTGCATATTGATAGGACATAGGTTGCAAAGCTATATGGAAagaaaattgaggggttaataataggattttttttaatgGCAGAATGATGGAAAATACTAGGAAGATTTGGTGCTTATTGTTGAGTCCAGCATTGTGTTTTATTTAGGGTGTAAAAAAATTGCTCAAGGAATTTAATTATCTACAGTTTTTGCTTCTTTCCAATATTTTAGGGGTTTggcaatacttttttttttatata from Gossypium hirsutum isolate 1008001.06 chromosome D12, Gossypium_hirsutum_v2.1, whole genome shotgun sequence includes these protein-coding regions:
- the LOC107942525 gene encoding proline--tRNA ligase, cytoplasmic; this encodes MKNLKVCAVRRDNGEKTNISRVFLVEQVKGMLDKIQQNLFDVAKQKRDACIEVVKMWDEFVKALGQKKLILAHWCDEEEVEKDVKARTRGEMGAAKSLCTPFEQPELPEGETQFKERSWD